A region of Paractinoplanes abujensis DNA encodes the following proteins:
- a CDS encoding family 4 glycosyl hydrolase, which produces MSRRKLVILGGGGFRVPLVYGALLGPDSPVDEVVLHDVDTARLSAITRVLRAFEGGPRVDATTDLTSALTGASFVFSAIRVHGLEGRVIDERVALNEGVLGQETVGAGGIAYGLRTVPVAQAIARRISLVAPEAWVINFTNPAGLVTEAMAQHLGGRVIGICDSPSALVRRVVRALGASPSSVEIEYAGLNHLGWLTAVRENGIDLLPRLLTTPSRAESIEEGRLFGAARLQALGAVPNEYLHYYYDHSSVVRGLLEAPQTRGEYLLHQQRDVYARLVAADGDPLQAWQAARRDRDATYMATEGLGERDAATVEGGGYEAVALALMSAIASGRPAQLILNVRNRGTLPELDDDAVVEVPCIVDGSGARPLPTSLFAGGVDLVRRIKATDRAVLEAAATGSRAVAVRAMASHPLIDSVPVARRLIAGYQEQLPELGYLS; this is translated from the coding sequence ATGTCACGTAGGAAACTGGTCATTCTCGGTGGCGGCGGGTTCCGGGTGCCGCTGGTCTACGGCGCGTTGCTCGGACCGGACTCCCCGGTCGACGAGGTCGTGCTGCACGACGTGGACACGGCCCGGCTGTCGGCCATCACGCGGGTGCTGCGCGCCTTCGAGGGCGGCCCGCGCGTCGACGCCACCACCGACCTGACTTCGGCCCTGACCGGGGCGTCGTTCGTGTTCAGCGCGATCCGGGTGCACGGGCTCGAGGGGCGCGTGATCGACGAACGGGTCGCCCTGAACGAGGGGGTGCTCGGGCAGGAGACGGTGGGTGCGGGCGGCATCGCGTACGGGCTGCGAACCGTGCCCGTGGCCCAGGCCATCGCCCGGCGGATCAGTCTCGTCGCGCCCGAGGCGTGGGTCATCAACTTCACGAACCCGGCCGGGCTGGTCACCGAGGCGATGGCCCAGCACCTGGGCGGCCGGGTGATCGGCATCTGCGACTCGCCGTCGGCCCTGGTGCGGCGAGTGGTGCGCGCGCTCGGGGCGTCTCCTTCGTCGGTGGAGATCGAGTACGCCGGGTTGAACCACCTGGGCTGGCTCACCGCCGTCCGGGAGAACGGGATTGACCTGCTGCCCCGGCTGCTGACGACGCCGTCGCGGGCCGAGTCGATCGAGGAGGGCCGGCTTTTCGGAGCCGCCCGCCTGCAGGCGCTGGGGGCCGTGCCCAACGAATACCTGCACTACTACTACGACCATTCGTCGGTGGTGCGGGGCCTGCTCGAAGCCCCGCAGACCCGCGGCGAATATCTGCTGCACCAGCAGCGCGACGTCTACGCGCGGCTGGTCGCGGCCGACGGCGACCCGTTGCAGGCTTGGCAGGCCGCGCGACGGGACCGCGACGCGACGTACATGGCCACCGAAGGCCTGGGGGAACGCGACGCGGCGACGGTCGAGGGCGGCGGCTACGAGGCTGTGGCGCTGGCCCTCATGTCGGCGATCGCGTCGGGCCGGCCCGCCCAGCTCATCCTGAACGTCCGCAACCGGGGCACGCTGCCCGAACTGGACGACGACGCCGTGGTCGAGGTGCCCTGCATCGTGGACGGCTCGGGGGCGCGGCCGCTGCCGACGTCGTTGTTCGCGGGCGGTGTCGACCTGGTGCGGCGGATCAAGGCCACCGACCGGGCCGTGCTGGAGGCGGCGGCCACGGGCTCGCGTGCCGTCGCCGTACGGGCAATGGCCTCCCACCCCCTGATCGACTCGGTGCCGGTGGCGCGGCGGTTGATCGCGGGATATCAGGAGCAGTTGCCGGAGCTCGGCTACTTGAGCTGA
- a CDS encoding carbohydrate ABC transporter permease, which yields MTLTANRTEREPETAVSAEKRTNPLRFVILAALLALLLIVIAPLLIITINAVKSPADYASGGPLSLPPSLYWDGIVDFWNRVDFGMKLWNSFITSFTVAVLGVLLSILNAYALGIGKVKGRVWFLVFFLVANLLPQEVLVYPLYFLSKEAGLYDSLISIVIIFTVIQAAFGTYLLTSVYQEFPTELLDAADVDGAGKLRTLWSVVVPVSRPTLGVLFTFFFIWTWNEFFLPLVFLVSNDNQTVPVALGVLQGDRLMDATMTSASGLIGILPAMIFFLVFQRTLTRGITAGAIK from the coding sequence ATGACACTCACAGCAAATCGGACAGAACGTGAGCCGGAGACGGCGGTAAGCGCAGAGAAGCGCACCAACCCGCTCAGGTTCGTCATCCTGGCGGCCCTGCTGGCGCTGCTGCTGATCGTCATCGCGCCCCTGCTGATCATCACGATCAACGCGGTCAAGAGCCCGGCCGACTACGCGAGCGGCGGCCCCCTGTCGCTGCCGCCGAGCCTCTACTGGGACGGCATCGTCGACTTCTGGAACCGGGTCGACTTCGGCATGAAGCTCTGGAACAGCTTCATCACCAGCTTCACGGTGGCCGTGCTGGGTGTGCTGCTGTCGATCCTCAACGCGTACGCGCTGGGCATCGGCAAGGTCAAGGGCCGGGTCTGGTTCCTCGTGTTCTTCCTGGTGGCGAACCTGCTGCCGCAGGAGGTGCTGGTCTACCCGCTGTACTTCCTGTCCAAGGAAGCCGGCCTCTACGACAGTCTGATCTCGATCGTCATCATCTTCACGGTCATCCAGGCCGCGTTCGGGACCTACCTGCTGACCTCGGTCTATCAGGAGTTCCCGACCGAGTTGCTGGACGCGGCGGACGTCGACGGCGCCGGCAAGCTGCGCACTCTGTGGAGCGTCGTGGTTCCGGTCAGCCGGCCGACGCTCGGCGTGCTGTTCACGTTCTTCTTCATCTGGACGTGGAACGAGTTCTTCCTGCCGCTGGTCTTCCTCGTCTCCAACGACAACCAGACCGTGCCGGTGGCCCTCGGCGTGCTGCAGGGCGACCGGCTGATGGACGCCACCATGACCAGCGCCTCGGGCCTGATCGGCATCCTCCCGGCCATGATCTTCTTCCTCGTCTTCCAGCGCACGCTCACCCGCGGCATCACTGCCGGCGCGATCAAGTAG
- a CDS encoding RICIN domain-containing protein: MIRRFAAAAAAVVTGLTVAIIAPAAPALAIQQGDWSRIVNVATGMALEGYTTHNSVRVVQRAMRTFAGEPAAQQSWQFSVDKGYARFRNALATDSSGWLALTVNNGVDALARPIFQYTNIPGNPAQLWSVVRAPGSASDVYTVRNPASNRCLSIPNGNPNEEVQAIAYPCNGALDQMWHIKAFA; the protein is encoded by the coding sequence ATGATTCGCCGCTTCGCCGCAGCCGCGGCCGCCGTAGTCACCGGTCTCACCGTCGCCATCATCGCCCCCGCCGCGCCCGCCCTGGCCATCCAGCAAGGAGATTGGAGCCGCATCGTCAACGTCGCCACCGGTATGGCTCTGGAGGGATACACCACACACAACAGTGTGCGGGTCGTGCAAAGGGCCATGCGGACTTTCGCCGGTGAGCCGGCAGCCCAGCAGAGCTGGCAGTTCAGCGTGGACAAGGGCTACGCCCGGTTCCGCAACGCGCTGGCCACGGACTCGTCGGGCTGGCTGGCCCTAACCGTGAACAACGGCGTCGACGCACTCGCGCGGCCCATCTTCCAATACACCAACATCCCGGGCAATCCGGCTCAGCTCTGGTCGGTGGTCAGAGCCCCGGGCTCCGCCAGCGACGTGTACACGGTCCGCAATCCGGCGAGCAACAGGTGCCTGTCCATCCCGAACGGCAACCCGAACGAAGAGGTACAGGCGATCGCCTATCCGTGCAACGGCGCTCTGGACCAGATGTGGCACATCAAAGCCTTCGCCTGA
- a CDS encoding redoxin domain-containing protein, with product MDLPLDRDDIWDRLVKPGDRLPSAVLLEADLGPIHLDRLLLTGPIVLVFFPYASSEPANAALGAYQRALWPALGATDAHLVAVSPQVPERLAEIKRRHDLSFFVAADPRHQLIDAFNLGFHAPGADVLLGARRSILPFPAVVVADRSGVVRHADVRPDGAAYPEPAQILAAVR from the coding sequence GTGGACCTCCCGCTCGACCGCGACGACATCTGGGATCGTCTGGTCAAACCGGGCGACCGGCTGCCGTCGGCGGTGCTGCTGGAAGCCGACCTCGGCCCCATCCACCTCGACCGGCTGCTGCTGACCGGCCCGATCGTGCTGGTCTTCTTCCCGTACGCGTCGTCCGAGCCGGCCAACGCGGCGCTCGGCGCCTACCAGCGCGCGCTCTGGCCCGCCCTCGGTGCGACCGACGCGCACCTGGTCGCCGTCAGCCCGCAGGTCCCCGAGCGGCTGGCCGAGATCAAGCGCCGCCACGACCTGAGCTTCTTCGTCGCCGCCGACCCCCGCCACCAGCTGATCGACGCGTTCAACCTGGGCTTCCACGCGCCGGGCGCCGACGTGCTGCTCGGCGCCCGCCGCTCGATCCTGCCGTTCCCGGCGGTCGTGGTGGCCGACCGGTCGGGCGTGGTGCGGCACGCCGACGTCCGCCCCGACGGCGCCGCCTACCCCGAGCCGGCCCAGATCCTGGCCGCCGTCCGCTGA
- a CDS encoding MFS transporter, translating into MTGEKASTRNWLGLAVLALPCLLVSLDAEVLNMAAPQLARDLQPTAVQLLWIMDSYVFVVAGFLIAMGVLGDRVGRRRLLLVGAAAFALSSLLAAFATSPELLIAARVLMGLAGASLMPSTLALIRAMFTDPRQLAIAIGVWSASFSLGGLAAPLIGGIMLEHFWWGSVFLLAVPATVLLVALGPALLPEARDTSAKGFDLGGALLSLAAVLVLVYGIKRLAAGGGQAVPFLAILVAGVLGALFLRRQRRIPRPLLDLTMFRDARVRVALSANALSFFVLYGTQLAIVQYLQVVLGLSPLRAGLWALPSVVAFLTASLAGPLLVRWFPAGRVVAVGAVVMATGHAVMALAPYGGGLPALVTGMVVGGLGLAPVYTLTTDLVVSAVRPERAGMAAAVTETGAELGGAVGIAVLGSVVVAAYRAGAPGLPAGSTLMDAAGDGAALTSYGNAFALVSLVAAALVAGAAVLAFKVLRPTPVAAEQPAGETSDMVASARQ; encoded by the coding sequence GTGACAGGAGAAAAGGCAAGCACACGGAACTGGCTCGGGCTCGCCGTCCTGGCCCTGCCCTGCCTGCTGGTGTCGCTCGACGCCGAGGTGCTCAACATGGCCGCGCCGCAACTGGCTCGCGATCTGCAGCCGACCGCGGTCCAGCTGCTCTGGATCATGGACAGTTACGTCTTCGTGGTGGCGGGCTTCCTGATCGCCATGGGTGTGCTGGGCGACCGTGTCGGGCGGCGCCGGCTGCTGCTGGTCGGCGCGGCCGCGTTCGCTCTGTCGTCGCTGCTGGCCGCGTTCGCCACCAGCCCTGAGCTGCTCATTGCGGCCCGGGTGCTGATGGGGCTGGCCGGCGCCTCGCTGATGCCGTCGACTCTCGCGCTGATCCGGGCCATGTTCACCGATCCGCGGCAGCTGGCGATCGCGATCGGTGTCTGGAGCGCCTCGTTCTCGCTCGGCGGGCTGGCCGCGCCGCTGATCGGCGGGATCATGCTGGAGCACTTCTGGTGGGGTTCGGTCTTCCTGCTCGCCGTGCCCGCGACCGTGCTGCTCGTCGCGCTGGGGCCGGCGCTGCTGCCCGAGGCTCGCGACACCTCGGCCAAGGGGTTCGACCTCGGCGGCGCGCTGCTCAGCCTGGCCGCGGTTCTCGTTCTCGTGTACGGCATCAAGCGCCTCGCCGCCGGGGGCGGGCAGGCCGTCCCGTTCCTGGCGATCCTGGTCGCGGGCGTCCTGGGCGCGCTGTTCCTGCGCCGGCAGCGCCGCATCCCGCGCCCGCTGCTCGACCTGACCATGTTCCGCGACGCCCGCGTGCGGGTGGCCCTGTCGGCCAACGCGCTCTCGTTCTTCGTGCTGTACGGCACTCAGCTCGCCATCGTGCAGTATCTGCAGGTCGTGCTGGGCCTGTCGCCGTTGCGGGCCGGGCTGTGGGCACTGCCGTCGGTGGTCGCGTTCCTGACCGCGTCGCTGGCCGGGCCGCTGCTGGTGCGGTGGTTCCCGGCCGGTCGGGTGGTCGCGGTGGGCGCCGTCGTGATGGCAACCGGGCATGCCGTGATGGCCCTGGCGCCGTACGGGGGAGGGTTGCCGGCCCTGGTCACCGGCATGGTGGTCGGGGGTCTGGGGCTGGCGCCGGTCTACACGCTCACCACCGATCTGGTCGTTTCCGCCGTACGGCCGGAGCGGGCCGGGATGGCGGCGGCGGTCACGGAGACCGGGGCCGAACTGGGTGGTGCCGTGGGTATCGCCGTGCTGGGCTCGGTGGTTGTGGCGGCGTACCGGGCCGGCGCGCCGGGCCTGCCCGCGGGCTCGACGTTGATGGACGCGGCGGGCGACGGGGCGGCTCTCACCTCGTACGGGAACGCCTTTGCCCTGGTCTCGCTGGTGGCCGCGGCCCTGGTGGCCGGCGCCGCGGTGCTCGCGTTCAAAGTGTTGCGGCCCACACCGGTCGCTGCCGAGCAGCCCGCCGGTGAAACGTCCGATATGGTCGCCTCCGCCCGGCAGTGA
- a CDS encoding CGNR zinc finger domain-containing protein yields MQLEAMDMAEVVTLVNEWGTLPCRMDGRAPRPGAAQTALADELHPIFAASDATTRAALVTELLQSTAVRPELTPTLIEAWAVDDPAQAHRAAAALALRHHLAEHPGRLGICADDQCEDVYVDSSPAGKRRFCCLTCQNRARAAAFRRRKAQQK; encoded by the coding sequence GTGCAGCTGGAAGCGATGGACATGGCCGAGGTGGTCACCCTGGTCAACGAGTGGGGCACCCTGCCGTGCCGGATGGACGGCCGCGCCCCCCGCCCGGGCGCCGCACAGACCGCGCTGGCCGACGAACTGCACCCGATCTTCGCCGCTTCCGACGCCACGACCCGGGCCGCGCTGGTCACCGAGTTGCTGCAGAGCACAGCCGTCCGGCCCGAGCTGACCCCCACGCTGATCGAGGCGTGGGCCGTCGACGACCCGGCACAGGCTCACCGGGCGGCGGCCGCGCTGGCGCTACGCCACCACTTGGCTGAGCATCCGGGCCGCCTCGGCATCTGCGCGGATGACCAGTGCGAGGACGTCTACGTGGACTCCTCCCCCGCCGGCAAGCGTCGTTTCTGCTGCCTGACCTGCCAGAACCGCGCCCGGGCAGCCGCCTTCCGCCGTCGCAAGGCCCAGCAGAAATAG
- a CDS encoding ABC transporter substrate-binding protein: MIRSRAGLTAGALLMAASLALTACGGGGSDSEEGADAKTLTLWHYEGPNSAMGIAWNKAIEDFKASHPGVEVKFEEKGFEQIQQNAQMILNSDSAPDIMEYNKGNATSGLLSKQGLLTDLTEEASKRGWDKALNTGLATTTKYDEDGIMGSGKTYGIPNYAEYVEVYYNKDLFKKYNLQVPTTLDEFTKVMDTFVQNKVTPLAVGGAEYPAQQILYSLALSKADRAWVDDYQLYKNKVDFKGPQLKYGADTFKQWVDKGYIAKNSAGIKAEDMGVSFTQGKFPIMISGSWWYGRFVNEIKNFEWGTFLFPGNKLHPGSSGNLWVVPEKSKAKALAYDFIDITMKPEIQALLGNNGGVPVAADAAAITDAKNKELIENFNKISSEDGLAFYPDWPAPGYYDVLVAGVQGLINGSKTPDQVLTEIAKPYDENLADLGK; encoded by the coding sequence ATGATTCGATCGCGAGCCGGTCTTACCGCCGGTGCACTGTTGATGGCTGCCTCGCTCGCTCTCACCGCCTGTGGTGGTGGCGGCAGTGATTCCGAAGAAGGCGCCGACGCCAAGACCCTGACGCTCTGGCACTACGAGGGCCCGAACAGCGCCATGGGTATCGCCTGGAACAAGGCCATCGAGGACTTCAAGGCCAGCCACCCGGGCGTCGAGGTCAAGTTCGAGGAGAAGGGCTTCGAACAGATCCAGCAGAACGCCCAGATGATCCTCAACTCGGACAGCGCGCCGGACATCATGGAGTACAACAAGGGCAACGCCACCTCGGGGCTGCTGAGCAAGCAGGGGCTGCTCACCGACCTCACCGAGGAGGCGAGCAAGCGGGGCTGGGACAAGGCGCTCAACACCGGCCTGGCCACCACCACCAAGTACGACGAAGACGGCATCATGGGCTCCGGCAAGACGTACGGGATCCCGAACTACGCCGAGTACGTCGAGGTGTACTACAACAAGGACCTGTTCAAGAAGTACAACCTGCAGGTCCCGACCACGCTCGACGAGTTCACCAAGGTGATGGACACCTTCGTCCAGAACAAGGTGACCCCGCTCGCGGTCGGTGGTGCCGAGTACCCGGCCCAGCAGATCCTCTATTCGCTCGCGCTGAGCAAGGCCGACCGGGCCTGGGTCGACGACTACCAGCTCTACAAGAACAAGGTCGACTTCAAGGGCCCGCAGCTCAAGTACGGCGCGGACACCTTCAAGCAGTGGGTCGACAAGGGTTACATCGCCAAGAACTCGGCCGGCATCAAGGCCGAGGACATGGGTGTCTCGTTCACCCAGGGCAAGTTCCCCATCATGATCTCGGGTTCGTGGTGGTACGGCCGGTTCGTCAACGAGATCAAGAACTTCGAGTGGGGCACGTTCCTGTTCCCGGGCAACAAGCTGCACCCGGGTTCGAGCGGCAACCTGTGGGTCGTGCCGGAGAAGAGCAAGGCCAAGGCCCTCGCGTACGACTTCATCGACATCACCATGAAGCCGGAGATCCAGGCGCTGCTCGGTAACAACGGCGGCGTGCCGGTGGCGGCCGACGCGGCGGCGATCACGGACGCCAAGAACAAGGAACTGATCGAGAACTTCAACAAGATCTCGTCCGAGGACGGTCTGGCCTTCTACCCCGACTGGCCGGCCCCGGGCTACTACGACGTGCTGGTCGCCGGGGTGCAGGGCCTGATCAACGGCTCCAAGACCCCGGACCAGGTGCTGACCGAGATCGCCAAGCCGTACGACGAGAACCTCGCCGACCTCGGCAAGTGA
- a CDS encoding carbohydrate kinase family protein — translation MTPELDLFVPGVVYLDIIFTGLESLPEPGTEVWASGMGSCPGGIANLAVAAARLGLGTGLGTALATDAYGDFCAQILCDQENINLDASRRIDGHSPVTVSLAYDRDRSMITHGHPLPVGADGLVGELPTCRAASVSLTKDRLPWVRKAKQAGTLVFADVGWDPSAEWPPEMLDMLEDCHAFVPNAVEAMQYTRASTPEEALRRLAGLAPVVVVTCGGDGVLAHDARTGETVHVPAVPVPALDPTGAGDVFTAGFILGSLREWPLAQSLAFANLIAGLSVQHFGGSLSAPGWGDIADWWRQAARLGSFAERYAFLDDVIPGGEQRTVRRAGATIARLSDAHVT, via the coding sequence ATGACCCCGGAACTGGACCTGTTCGTCCCCGGTGTCGTCTATCTCGACATCATCTTCACCGGCTTGGAATCTCTGCCCGAGCCGGGCACCGAGGTGTGGGCGTCGGGCATGGGCTCGTGCCCCGGCGGCATCGCCAACCTGGCCGTCGCGGCCGCGCGTCTGGGCCTCGGCACCGGCCTCGGCACGGCGCTGGCCACCGACGCGTACGGGGACTTCTGCGCGCAGATCCTGTGCGACCAGGAAAACATCAACCTCGACGCGTCGCGCCGCATCGACGGGCACTCGCCGGTCACGGTGTCGCTGGCCTACGACCGCGACCGCAGCATGATCACGCACGGGCATCCGTTGCCGGTCGGCGCGGACGGGCTGGTCGGCGAGCTCCCGACCTGCCGCGCGGCCTCGGTGTCGCTGACCAAGGACCGGCTGCCCTGGGTCCGCAAGGCCAAGCAGGCGGGCACGCTGGTGTTCGCCGACGTCGGCTGGGACCCCAGCGCCGAGTGGCCGCCCGAGATGCTGGACATGCTGGAGGACTGCCACGCCTTCGTGCCCAACGCCGTCGAAGCCATGCAGTACACCCGCGCGTCCACGCCGGAAGAAGCCCTGCGCCGGCTGGCCGGGCTGGCCCCGGTCGTGGTGGTGACCTGCGGCGGCGACGGCGTGCTGGCCCACGACGCGCGCACCGGCGAGACCGTGCACGTGCCCGCCGTGCCCGTGCCCGCCCTCGACCCGACCGGCGCCGGCGACGTCTTCACGGCCGGGTTCATCCTGGGCAGCCTGCGGGAGTGGCCGCTGGCCCAGAGCCTCGCCTTCGCCAACCTGATCGCCGGCCTGTCAGTGCAGCACTTCGGCGGTTCGCTGTCCGCGCCCGGCTGGGGCGACATCGCCGACTGGTGGCGTCAGGCCGCCCGGCTGGGCTCGTTCGCCGAGCGGTACGCGTTCCTGGACGACGTGATTCCCGGCGGGGAACAACGCACCGTGCGCCGCGCGGGCGCGACCATCGCCCGACTCTCGGATGCTCATGTCACGTAG
- a CDS encoding carbohydrate ABC transporter permease: protein MRRRGYWVFLIPGVLLSLLVIVVPLVMTVYTSFTKWNGVGEQRWIGFDNYTRLFEDSLFWSSFGNIVLLILAMAVVPTLLGLFLAAVLFDYVAKKFSNRWASLFRSGFYLPQVIPVAVTGIVWGWILHPEYGALNKILDTIGLGGLAHNWLGEPGSALYSVMGIMIWVQLGYPIVMFMAGLQRVDPELYEAADLDGATWWQRFRKITVYLIRPEFYVVLVTTTISALKIFGPIFVLTGGGPSNATLVPSYFAYKNFFEKAQVGYGSAISTVLTVLIIALSIVFLRLQNRAERNA, encoded by the coding sequence ATGAGGCGTAGGGGATATTGGGTCTTCCTGATCCCGGGCGTGCTGCTGTCCTTGCTGGTCATCGTCGTGCCGCTGGTGATGACCGTCTACACGAGCTTCACCAAGTGGAACGGCGTGGGTGAGCAGCGCTGGATCGGCTTCGACAACTACACCCGGCTGTTCGAGGATTCGCTGTTCTGGTCGTCGTTCGGCAACATCGTGCTGCTGATCCTGGCCATGGCCGTGGTGCCCACGCTGCTGGGCCTGTTCCTGGCCGCGGTGCTGTTCGACTACGTGGCCAAGAAGTTCAGCAACCGCTGGGCGTCGCTGTTCCGCAGCGGGTTCTATCTGCCGCAGGTGATCCCGGTGGCGGTCACGGGCATCGTGTGGGGCTGGATCCTGCACCCCGAGTACGGCGCGCTCAACAAGATCCTCGACACGATCGGGCTGGGCGGCTTGGCCCACAACTGGCTGGGCGAGCCGGGTTCGGCGCTGTACAGCGTCATGGGCATCATGATCTGGGTCCAGCTGGGCTATCCGATCGTCATGTTCATGGCCGGCCTGCAGCGGGTCGACCCGGAGCTGTACGAGGCGGCCGACCTGGACGGCGCGACCTGGTGGCAGCGGTTCCGCAAGATCACGGTGTATCTGATCCGGCCCGAGTTCTACGTCGTGCTGGTCACGACCACGATCTCGGCGCTCAAGATCTTCGGTCCGATCTTCGTGCTGACCGGCGGCGGGCCGAGCAACGCCACGCTTGTGCCGTCGTACTTCGCGTACAAGAACTTCTTCGAGAAGGCCCAGGTCGGGTACGGCTCGGCGATCTCCACGGTGCTGACCGTGCTGATCATTGCGCTGTCCATCGTGTTCCTGCGCCTGCAGAACCGCGCGGAGCGTAACGCATGA
- the yicI gene encoding alpha-xylosidase, which translates to MKFTDGYWLKRQGLTVLHPAQLRDTSADGKTLTAYAATKPVRSRSDTLDTPLITIKVEAPMPDVLKVTLGHFLGGVPTGPNFAVNTEDHDVTVGDSELTSGRLTARFRTGEQWGLDFEAEGRRLTGSGWRGMGIVDTADGEHFVHEQLDLGVGEAVYGLGERFGPLVKNGQSVDIWNEDGGTSSELAYKNVPFYLTNRGYGVLVDHPGKVSFEVASEMVSRTQFSVAGQTLSYYIVYGPTPADVLRKYTALTGRPALPPAWSFGLWLTTSFTTPYDEETVTGFVDGMAERDLPLSVFHFDTFWMREFHWCDFEWDPAIFPDPPGMLKRLHDRGLRTCLWINPYIAQRSALFAEGLARGYLVKKANGDVWQWDRWQAGMALVDFTNPDARAWYAAKLAVLVEMGVDAFKSDFGERVPTDVVWHDGSDPERMHNYYTQLYNQVVFDVLKEAKGEGEAVLFARSATVGGQQFPVHWGGDNSATYESMAESLRGGLSLMSSGFGFWSHDIGGFEGRPDPAVFKRWIAFGLLSSHSRLHGNHSYRVPWLFDDESVEVLRSFTHLKYSLMPYLFEAARQAHEQGLPVMRPMVLGFPDDPAVTHLDRQYLLGGDLLVAPVFSEGGEVSYYVPAGSWTRFTTGEVVEGPGWVHETHGFDSVPLLVRPGAVLPIGNRTDRPDYDHADGVTLRLFAPAEGTSTVRVGESVFTVTRDGTALRVDRDGPALPWRVEIVGGASADLAAGDASWVAG; encoded by the coding sequence ATGAAGTTCACCGACGGGTACTGGCTCAAGCGCCAGGGCTTGACCGTCCTGCACCCGGCTCAGCTGCGGGACACTTCTGCCGACGGCAAGACCCTGACCGCGTACGCCGCCACCAAGCCGGTACGCAGCCGGTCGGACACGCTGGACACGCCGCTCATCACGATCAAGGTCGAGGCGCCGATGCCCGACGTGCTCAAGGTGACGCTCGGGCATTTCCTCGGCGGCGTGCCCACGGGCCCGAACTTCGCCGTCAACACCGAGGACCACGACGTCACGGTGGGGGACAGCGAACTCACGTCGGGCCGGTTGACGGCCCGGTTCCGTACGGGGGAGCAGTGGGGTCTTGACTTCGAGGCCGAGGGCCGCCGGCTGACCGGCAGCGGCTGGCGCGGGATGGGCATCGTCGACACGGCCGACGGCGAGCATTTCGTGCACGAGCAGCTCGACCTGGGTGTGGGGGAGGCCGTCTACGGGCTCGGGGAGCGGTTCGGCCCGCTGGTCAAGAACGGGCAGAGCGTCGACATCTGGAACGAGGACGGCGGCACCAGCAGCGAGCTGGCGTACAAGAACGTGCCGTTCTATCTGACCAACCGCGGCTACGGCGTGCTGGTCGACCACCCCGGCAAGGTGTCTTTCGAGGTGGCCAGCGAGATGGTGTCGCGCACCCAGTTCAGTGTGGCCGGGCAGACGCTGTCCTATTACATCGTGTACGGGCCGACCCCGGCCGACGTGCTGCGCAAGTACACGGCGCTGACCGGCCGGCCCGCGCTGCCCCCGGCCTGGTCCTTCGGGCTGTGGCTGACGACCAGTTTCACCACACCGTACGACGAGGAGACGGTCACCGGTTTCGTCGACGGGATGGCCGAGCGGGACCTGCCGCTGAGCGTGTTCCACTTCGACACGTTCTGGATGCGCGAGTTCCACTGGTGCGACTTCGAGTGGGACCCGGCGATCTTCCCGGACCCGCCGGGCATGCTCAAGCGGCTGCACGACCGGGGCCTGCGGACCTGCCTGTGGATCAACCCGTACATCGCGCAGCGTTCGGCTCTGTTCGCCGAGGGTCTGGCCCGGGGCTACCTGGTCAAGAAGGCGAACGGCGACGTCTGGCAGTGGGACAGGTGGCAGGCCGGCATGGCGCTGGTCGACTTCACCAACCCCGACGCCCGGGCTTGGTACGCGGCCAAGCTGGCGGTCCTGGTCGAGATGGGTGTGGACGCGTTCAAGTCCGACTTCGGCGAGCGCGTGCCCACGGATGTGGTCTGGCACGACGGCTCCGACCCGGAGCGGATGCACAACTACTACACCCAGCTCTACAACCAGGTCGTCTTCGACGTGCTCAAAGAGGCCAAGGGTGAGGGCGAGGCCGTGCTGTTCGCCCGGTCGGCCACCGTGGGCGGGCAGCAGTTCCCGGTGCACTGGGGTGGGGACAACTCGGCCACGTACGAGTCGATGGCCGAGAGCCTGCGCGGCGGTCTGTCGCTGATGAGCTCGGGCTTCGGGTTCTGGAGCCACGACATCGGCGGTTTCGAGGGCCGTCCCGACCCGGCCGTGTTCAAGCGGTGGATCGCGTTCGGCCTGCTGTCGTCGCACAGCCGCCTGCACGGCAACCACTCGTACCGGGTGCCGTGGCTCTTCGACGACGAGTCGGTCGAGGTGCTGCGCTCGTTCACGCACCTCAAGTACAGCCTGATGCCGTACCTGTTCGAGGCCGCGCGGCAGGCCCACGAGCAGGGCCTGCCGGTGATGCGCCCGATGGTGCTGGGCTTCCCGGACGACCCGGCGGTGACCCACCTCGACCGGCAGTACCTGCTCGGCGGGGATCTGCTGGTGGCGCCGGTGTTCAGCGAGGGCGGCGAGGTCAGCTACTACGTGCCCGCCGGCTCGTGGACGCGCTTCACCACCGGTGAGGTCGTCGAGGGGCCGGGCTGGGTGCACGAGACGCACGGCTTCGACAGTGTCCCGCTGCTCGTGCGGCCGGGCGCGGTGCTGCCGATCGGCAACCGGACCGACCGGCCCGACTACGACCACGCGGACGGCGTGACGCTGCGCTTGTTCGCCCCGGCTGAGGGCACTTCCACCGTACGGGTGGGGGAATCGGTCTTCACCGTGACGCGCGACGGCACCGCGCTCCGCGTCGACCGGGACGGGCCCGCGCTGCCGTGGCGGGTGGAGATCGTCGGCGGCGCGTCGGCCGATCTCGCCGCCGGCGACGCGTCCTGGGTCGCGGGGTAG